The Lycium barbarum isolate Lr01 chromosome 10, ASM1917538v2, whole genome shotgun sequence genome includes a region encoding these proteins:
- the LOC132613619 gene encoding 1-aminocyclopropane-1-carboxylate oxidase homolog 4-like, with amino-acid sequence MSNLNPNQVPNPNRLKEVKEFDESKIGVKGLVDKGLTTIPTFFIHPSEPATRPGHKKHSIPVVDFSFPRSTLVDQIHRAATTLGFFQIINHSVKVEAINKIVGSVKSFNELPDEVKMKYYSRDMTRGAAYSTNFDLYNSKAASWRDTLQMRLGPTPPEWEYVPEVCREAAVEWDKEVVKIGEELMGLLCEGLGVNKERLKELSCLDARIMAAHYYPYCPQPELTKGLTPHTDPGVLTVLVQNEVMGLQVKFGEDWVDLEPIPGAIVINIGDILQIISNDEYKSVEHRVLANPYQEPRVSVAVFFNPGQRENSFGPLPELISDEKPAVYREFLFMDYMRRFFSKELDGKSLTNYYRVSNQV; translated from the exons ATGTCAAACCTAAACCCAAACCAAGTTCCGAACCCAAACCGTCTGAAAGAAGTAAAAGAATTCGACGAATCAAAAATCGGAGTAAAAGGCCTAGTCGACAAAGGCCTTACAACCATACCCACTTTCTTCATCCACCCATCGGAACCCGCAACCCGACCCGGTCACAAGAAGCACTCAATCCCCGTCGTTGACTTTTCTTTCCCTCGGTCGACGCTGGTTGACCAAATTCACCGTGCGGCAACGACGCTTGGATTTTTCCAGATTATTAATCACTCTGTTAAGGTGGAGGCAATAAATAAAATTGTGGGTTCGGTTAAGTCGTTTAATGAATTGCCTGATGAAGTGAAGATGAAGTATTATAGTAGAGATATGACACGTGGAGCTGCCTATTCTACGAATTTTGATTTGTATAATTCTAAAGCTGCCAGCTGGAGGGACACGTTGCAGATGAG GTTGGGTCCCACTCCGCCAGAGTGGGAGTACGTGCCGGAGGTATGTAGGGAGGCGGCGGTTGAGTGGGACAAAGAAGTGGTAAAAATTGGGGAAGAATTGATGGGTTTGTTATGTGAAGGGTTAGGGGTAAATAAGGAGAGATTGAAGGAATTGTCTTGTTTGGATGCAAGAATTATGGCTGCACATTACTACCCTTATTGTCCACAGCCAGAGTTGACGAAAGGGCTAACGCCACATACTGATCCAGGTGTGTTGACAGTGTTGGTGCAGAATGAGGTGATGGGGTTGCAAGTTAAATTTGGCGAAGATTGGGTTGATTTGGAGCCGATTCCAGGAGCTATTGTGATTAATATTGGTGATATTCTCCAG ATAATATCGAATGATGAATACAAGAGCGTGGAGCACCGAGTTCTAGCCAACCCTTATCAAGAACCACGCGTATCAGTTGCTGTCTTCTTTAACCCAGGCCAAAGAGAGAACTCATTTGGACCTCTACCTGAACTAATATCGGATGAAAAACCAGCAGTTTACCGGGAATTCTTATTCATGGACTATATGAGAAGATTCTTTTCGAAAGAGTTGGATGGGAAGAGCTTGACAAATTACTACAGGGTTTCAAATCAAGTATAA
- the LOC132613310 gene encoding uncharacterized protein LOC132613310 yields the protein MTDYFSKWVEAQALEKVREKEVIDFIYDNINYRFELPAEIACDNGKQFIGSKVSKFFEEYKIKKILSTLYHPNANGQAESTNKTILHNLKKRLAGSKHRWKEVLPEVLWAYSTTVRSSTGETPFSLVYGAEALIPVEVGEPSLRFRYATEDSNHEATSACLNLVDERREAAHIRIAAQK from the coding sequence atgactgattatttctctaaatgggttgaagctcAGGCACTCGAGAAAGTTAGGGAAAAAGAGgttattgatttcatttatgacAATATAAACTATCGATTCGAGTTACCCGCAGAGATCGCGTGTGATAACGGGAAGCAGTTCATAGGCAGCAAGGTCAGCAAGTTTTTCGAAGAATACAAGATCAAGAAGATCTTGTCCACCCTATATCACCCGAACGCGAATGGCCAGGCTGAATCTACCAATAAAACTATACTGCATAATCTAAAGAAAAGACTGGCCGGCTCTAAGCACCGATGGAAGGAGGTTCTGCCCGAAGTTTTATGGGCCTACAGCACAACGGTGAGATCAAGCACCGGGGAAACTCCGTTCTCCCTTGTATACGGAGCCGAGGCCCTAATACCCGTCGAAGTCGGTGAACCAAGCTTAAGATTCCGATATGCCACTGAGGACTCAAACCATGAAGCAACGTCTGCTTGTTTGAATCTCGTGGACGAAAGGAGGGAAGCTGCTCATATCCGGATAGCCGCACAAAAATAA